The nucleotide window ttatcactATCAACACTCAATAAAAGCGTGCATCAACTATTTATGATTGAAGACTTTCTCTGGTCTACAATATTTTTCAACCACTTTCCTCTCTAATGTTCTTTTTAATGAGGACTTTAattctcaaataattttttttatgaagcaGTTAAAATAACAACAATAGCTAAAGACAACAAAGTTATTTATAGTCCAACGTAGAGGTGTTCACgggtcggtttggatcggttattggtcaaaaccaaaaccaaacaaacttaatcggttttaaaatgatcaaaatcaaaccaacccaaatataatatacatttatcggtttcggtttggtttggtttgattattcggttattaaccatacacaaaaataaaagaaacaattcattcaaaatgtgaaaatagtgacaacaatccattcaaaacgagaaatagttagaatgacttaaattactgaactttcgatcactaaatttactatcaataaagctttaaaattcactatatattggtctagaaggaagagacaataatatttttagtcccacaaagaattgtcatagacactcgtatacatgaaatcaataagataaatgtttcatcttgggcatttttgctttcaataagtaaattataaagaaattttaatgaaaatatgtataagatctttaaaattgtttataaaaataatatattaagtatgtatattaataaaatatatgtatataattcatcggttcggttcggttatttcttcgattttttcgaataaaaccataaccaaaccaaatactatcggttttcaaaaatctaaaaccaaaccaaataaaatcgattttattttatcgatttggttcagtttttcgATTTGGATCAATTTATATCCAAACTGTGAAAGACTCCAACGTATCAATATACGGCATCAACTTTTAAAagagttaaatattttaattaaaaatccaCCAAAGAATTGGAATTGAAGAATCAAATATTCGATTTTATGGCCACCTGTAATTTGGTCTTCCATAATTCCGGCTAGAAGTGCATGCCtctcatttaaaaataaataaacgcCCACCTTCCATATTTCTAAGTTATATATATCGGGTATTACTTACTTATGTTGTATGattaacaaaattaatgttTGTTTGGTCAAGAATCCACCTATCATTAAATAAATCaagatttaaataataagaTTGGTCAACAGTAATTTGATACAAATGTAGTTTCAATCAGcctaattaaattatttgcaTATTTCTTCCTCAGTTATTTTCTCCTAAGATTATATAAACCTACTTAGTCGTAGATAATGATACAATATGTTTTTTACTGTATTTTATTGACATATAATAGATAAATAAGATAACCACAATTGATAAATTACTAACAAATTGACTTGTTCTATGTCCCATCATTAATTATCTTTAATAGTTCCTACTAATCAACATATGTTGAAAAAttccattttataaaattaataattattagtgAGAACATATAATTGTATGTGTCATGTGTGTTTCACATTCTAATAATTCATATATGACatgtatttgaaaaagaaaacactATAAAACAATTGTTTGTTTAATTAGTActcaatatttttgttatttatctAGGTATTGTTAATTTTTGTATGCATTGCTCTTTCTtcttatacatatatacatacgaGCCGTATAAATAGCCATTCTTTTCTGCTTTACTTTCTATATTACgtaaaataaaatctaaatatatatacaagtataCCTATTTAGTAAGAATTTATGAAAAAGTAAAGAGTAGCTATTTGAAGTAGAATATTTAGGCCACTTATTAGTAGGGAAAAAAAAGTATACAAAGTACAAACCATATTGTTGGGCTGTAATCaacattatttataaattaatcgACATCACCCGTGCAATTGACATGATTTATCATATGAATGCAGGGCCGGCTCTATGCTTGCAAAAATAAGGCCtttgccttaggcccccaaatttcgggggcctcaaatttttgtcaaaaataaataatgtgttaaaaattttatagaaaaattaattatttatgataaaaagtataatttttttaaaaataaattattttatccactttaacatcttttgtactttgttaaaaataagaattaacagtgaaaagtgttgaacaaagtgaattacaaattcttttttatttctttttaaattttagtttcaagcattactctaagcatattaaaatgagatataccaagtcatcaactttttaagtcaaattctatgattctaaacttctaactcttatctttatttaatatttatcaacttattacttatatcaTTATGTTAACAATGCATACAATAATTGTCTCACttaaaggatgtttttcaatgttgtgttgataaaatcttacctaaaactagtaactcaaaaaataatattaagtactaataattttcatcttaatagtgtaatttttttttttgaataaatacgtatatgaagtgtatttatattttaggccgcgaattgaaatttcgctttaggcccccaattacgttgagccgcccctgtaTGAATGCATATATAATTGGTAACTTGGACAAGTTTTTGGGGAAGTGAAGgcatattttgaaaaaagaatgtCATATTCACGATaggaacaaaataaaattcacaaatataacattttttttaatctgaagTTAATTAATATTCtttccgtccacttttaattatcatgttgtgtttttcgaaagtcaatttaagtaactttcaaagttaaattagatatattaaaaaattatacgaaaaaatattataaattgcaattttttgtatatcaatataataaaagatacattataaaatgttagtcaaattttttataatttgactctaaaaaaagaaaacaatgatgaataaaaatggacggagggagtacagaATGACTGttcgtaaaaaaataaaagggaaaagggtctgatatacccctcaactttgtcatttggagctgatatgcccctcgttatgaaagtggctcatatatacccttaccgttatacaaacggctcacatatacccctacagttacaaaatgagctcacatataccctttatttaacggaagtgaaaaagttagttttaaatttatatttttgacttttaattttcttaaaaattatttaggggtatatatgattcttctagcaaagttcaaggtatattttaatcttttttatacataaaattttttttgacttcttttattataattatttgagtttcttattcttattttatttttttctttcattccttagtgtaaagaaaaaaatttaaaactatttttttgtggccatattataatttaaaattttatttttttggtctatattgtaatttaatttttgtatttgaagaaaacaatttggtctataataagttttataagaatattagtgaaacataaataaatttgaccatcaaaataataaatctaaattagtcattgaaaccaaaaaaaaaagttaaaaaaatatatatgtttgaggaggattaaatatactcatatgggattatatttttttaaaaaaataataaaaaattaacctgaaattaatttttttcatttccgttagaggaaaagggtatatgtgagccatttgtatataagtaggggtatatatgagccactttcataacgaggggtatatcagctctaaatgacaaagttgaggggtatatcagacccttttcccaaaataaaatGCAAAAGGGTAGTAGTTAAATGAGGCGACCAAAATAGGATGCCGCGTgaaatttttcaatttggatCCGAAATTGAATTGGTTCAGATAAATGAAAAATTGACTCGAGAAGGCCCAACTAGAAGCCCAAAATTGAATTCagataaattgatttttggaagGAATGCCCAAAATTGAATTCAGAACATTTCGGGTCCTCCAGCATAACCCGATTCTTCTTTTGGAGCAATATTTCTCCACCCTCCCATGGCAACTTTTTGGAACTAGGGCTAGAGAGTACGTGAAAGTACAACAATGGCGTTTTGGTGTAGAGTgaagaattccaaaatcaagATCCTATCAATTCATTTGAAAAGGTGTTATTTCCAATGCCCTCATGGTTCCAATTCGCTCATTGCCAGTGCTTCACATCCTTCAGTCCGAGTTTTCGGTAACTCCAGCTTAACTATCCCGAAGAGTCCGTTCGAATTTTCGCAAAGTGTCAGGTGTTTCGCTGCACCTGTACAGGTACCTAAGTAGTCAAGATCATGTTGTTATTTTATGTCAATCGATATGCATGCGAATTTGCGTGTAGTTATCAGTTTAATTGATTTGGCAGGCGAAGACGAGGAAGGAAGAGAAGGATACGAGTGGTCCCAGATTGAATCGCGAGATCACCGCGGATATTGTTAGGCTTGTACTTGACGAAGGTGATTTTATAATGAACTTCAGCTCTTCTTTTTTCTCAGTCATTGTCAGTGGCGGAGGCAGGAATTCTATCAAGGGGGTTCAAATAAAACATAGGCGAAATCCGAAACCCGTAAACCATTGAGCTACTCCTTTGACATATGCTCAGGGGTTCAATTTTAACTATATACacgtacacaaaaaaattgatcttatatatatagtgtaattttttttccgaGGGGGTCGGCTGACCCCCTGGACACACTCTACATCCGCCACTGGTCATTGTTGTAGGAAAGTCGAatttttatgaagtttttaTTAAGGAAGACGCTAAGTTCGTCATAGTATTGTATTGTACTACAGTATATATTGTGCTTAATGTTGAGAGAGACTTGAGTTTTGTGGAAAttgatttccaaatttcaaTACGGTTGTCATACCGGATGAAATCTCAAGAAACAGGTCTCTTGGGAAAACTCAAAatgctaattaaaaaaaaaaagttctttgGAGTGTGAATATTTTACCGGCATATCCATATCTAGAATACTCATTTTGGCATGATTTGACTACAGTTGCTTAACGGAACAAGAAGTTCCGTGTGATTGTGAATTAATCAGGATTGAATCGTTTGACTACTTGTTTGTTGTGCTAGATGAAACAGATTCAATAGGAACACTTTAGttgctttattttcttaattgccTTGGCTGAAAACATAGCAAAGCATTTTAGCAGAGAACCAAAATATCAACAAGAGTTTGGTGCTGGGTTAACATGTGCAGAAGGCTTAATGAACATTTGAACAATTCTTTATGCGTTACAGAAAATATCAGAATTTGTTGCAAAATTGTTGTATACTGTAATACATAACAAGCATTAGATGTAGTATTCAAAGCATTGTTGCTTTTGAAATTCTGGACCAAACTAAGGACTCCATTCATCAAGTTTGAGATCCTCTATTCCTGAACTCTCCGAATCACAAAACCAGTAATCATATGAATCTGAAATTTGAACTGTAAAGCTGAATATTACAGAGATTGAATTGGGTCTAAAATCCAGAGTAGCACATCAATTCTGACCtattcacaaaagaaaaaaaagtttcaaaattcTGAGCTGCACAAAAAACTCAGCAAATATTTGCTTTGCCTAGACTTCTGTTGACAACCATGCGACCTACTAATCCAAAGACATGCATAATGTGTTCATGGACCTTTCATTGTACACTTTTCTTGTATTACTCTGCCTTAAATTccatttgaaaataataaaggagCTTTAGTACTTTGGGTTTCAGTCAAGCAGTTCGCAATGTTCGAACTGTTATACTCATATTTCAGAATTCAGTGATGTATTAATTACTATTATATGATAAAGTTTTTGTTCCTTTAGGTCTCATTCTTTGCATTTTTGCAGGTCATCGCGTAGTGTCAATACGTGAAGCTTTGGAACTTGCGAGAAGTCTCAACCTTGATTTGGTGGAGGTAAAGAAGTGTCGATCATGAGactaatttaaaaatcaaatcacGAGGCTTGGTACAGTAACAAGAGTGATACTACTGATAGGAAAGCGTACTAGGATAAACTAACACGAGCATCAAATTAGTGCTTATTATAACATGAAAACACAATGAGGAAAATAAACTTTCTTGTTGAAAACCTTGTTACCTTGGTATGGTGATGACTGAGCAAGTTGTCAAATTGATGTTGCTCGTTTCTTGTTGATAGGACAGTTGGTCCCTAGATCATTTTTCCCTTTCCTGAATTCTGCACTCTTCAATTCATGTGTTGTATTATTCAATTCCTTACTTAGCATTTCTGGTTTCACGTCAAAGGAGCTCAATATGCCATTAAATGGCGCTAACAAGAAAAATCATAAAGAACTGATTTTATCAATCTGgtggatttttattttgttttgatgtCAACTTCTGCAATAGACACTAAAAACTCCATGATTTGAAATTTCCTATTAATTTGATTCTGTTGCAATTTTGGGGCCTTGTGTTCATAGGTCGTTGGCGAAATGTGACTGATATCTGTTCATGGACTgaataaaatgatttctaagagAAGATTTGTGTGTCCAGTTTGTAGAAAACAGAGGACTTATTGTTGTTGAAAGAAATGCATACCAAAAAATTTCTTGGCTTTGTTGCTACTAGGAGAAGATTATATTGAAAAGGTAGTCTTATTTTAACACAAGCCCTTAATGAGTAGTCTTACAACCAATTTGATGTAATATTGATATGTGAAGATGAGGTGTTTGAATATCAAGTACGTCATCTTTGGTTACTGAAACTTACAAAATCAGGATAAGGAGGACCTACCTACTTCTGTTACTGGACGTTCTATACTTCTCCCTATATATGGGCAAGACAAGTAAGCAAAATGtgaattaatcaaaatttcaaagttaccagtccaaaaaaaataatactcaaaTTTCCATTAGTATTCTTTGCTATATACCGAATGGGAGGtcaaataaggaaaaagaaagtTTGTAAAAGCGAGCTCGTTTTTATATGCCAGATTGAAGATACTTCGAATGTGAAATATCTCTCTAATGTTACCATCTCTCTTGACAAAAGATGTGCCTGGACCTTAATCATCGGGAATAAATAGCGTTGCTGATCCATTTTTCTGTAATTCTCTGTTCCGTTCTTCACTTCTGCTTGTATGTTCAATCCAATATTAACAGGGAAGAAAGAAGGGAAGGGGTCTAATAGGTGTAAAATATGATTATCCCGATAAGGCAGAACCATTTAATAATATGTGGTTCCATCTGAGATGCTGTATTCTAACTTGGGTTTTGTGATTTTGCAGGTGGCACGGAACAGCAAACCACCTGTCTGCAGAATTATGGACTACcacaaagaaaaatatcaacaacaaaTGAAGGAGAGTGCTAAAAAAAGCAAGGCATGTTCTCCGTTCGCGATGCCTTTGTTTTTGCAGTGTTGCTAACATCAGTTAATGGTGTTTTATGTTGTACCTGTTTCACCCATTAGCTTTAACATCATATGTATCTGGTATTAGTAGTGAAGTTAAAATTGTTTAAGCTTAAAAACCTACCATGTCTTGTTGAAGCTCGATTTTGAACAAGTCTGATGGAGTCGAGTTCAATGAAGCTACCTCCGTTCTTTTGTTCAAGCTAATTCTTTAAAGTCACGTGACCTCAAGAATTGAAGCTTGGATCCGCTTGTTCAGCTACTGCATCTTTAATGATGATATTTATACTTGATgtatgtttatatttattaaaagcAGGCATTTTAATCATGCATGTCCTATGCATAAATAGTTTTTCCTTTTCGATGTTGTGGCAGTGTTTTGTTTGCCTTTAGATAATAAGCAAGAATTAGATAAAACTGGCATGCATAAAAATCAGATGTAAAGGGGCACTGTGCAGTGCTTTGCAATCCCTTTGCCTctgttttaattagttatttttaacacttgatttttcttgatatatttgcAGTCTGAGTTAACTTTGAAGAAGGGAGATTGTAAAGAAGTCCGATTTGTTGGTAAAATTGTAAGTCTCTTGCTTGTTATCCTCCCTTTATACTATTCCCCTGAGCTATCTTGATTTTTCAGATCCAGTTCCTTGGGCATGACTATACTACAATAGAACTAAGACTTTTGTCAAAGTCTGCACAGAAAATTGGTATTTCTTATTGAATTAATGACTAAGCTGATTGGTTTTGGGTAGTTGATTACTTGAGTAGAAGAAACTTAAAAAGGATACCCTCCTTTTGAGGAATATAAAACCATGGAAGCACAACACATAATTGAAAATTGTTTTGAGgttttgttataaaaaaataaaaaattgtttgagATTCTGCAGTTCTTAGTTACGATGCAACAACAaaacaacatatccaatgtaATCTCACATGGGGTCTGAGATCTCAGTTATGATGCATTTAAACTAATTGTGGAATCTCTCTCTCTCCTATAACGCAGGAAAAAAAGGACTTGCAAAATAAAGCAGATACAGTTAAACGGATGATGGAGCGTGGCTATCGGGTGAAGGTACTTGCTTAGCCtttaaaataccaaaaaataaaaaatttaaaaaccgaCACACAGAGGAAAAAAGCCTCCAAGTGTTGTGTTTTCTTGTTTGGCTGCATGTatgttcaaaattttcttttgcaTCATGTTATCTtctgttttaagaaaaaaattacaaacaaaagagggtttttttttttttttcgggNGGAGGGGTGGTTTCCAGGGCTTTGGTGTAGCAGTAAGAGTGCGACATGTGATGTGTGTACTGTGTAGAGGGGCGACCCATTGTCCACCTAGTTTCTAAACTTGCTCCACCGACTCTCGGGGATTTGTCGATtatcaaaaatcataaaatggTCTCTTCTTGAATGATCTAACTCATAAAAAAGGACAAATGAGGAAAACATGCCTTCATTCTAACTCGTGCTTCAACATGTTCTTAGTGGCTCACAAAAGGTAGAAGATCTTATTTAATTGATGAGGTTAAAGCTTGAAGGTAATCAATTGCTTAACTTAGAGATTGAAATTTGAAGACCAGCTTTTTTTGTGCATGTCTAAAGAATTTAATACTTTTTAGGTTGACAGGCTGGTTTGGCAATACATGCATTTGAATTTTCCTGAGTTTAACTCGATCTACTTGCATATGTTTCTTGGATTTTTCtgaaatatatctttttttttgagagaaGGGTAACTTTATATTCACAAAACAGGCTCATCATCCCAAAAATGATGAGACTAATCAGCTACAAACCACTTCTGGGCAATGCAAAAAGCGTAGAAACACTAAACCATGGTTCTTTACAGTTCTCCTATAAAATCCACAAAAAGTTCTATATCCCTCACCATatcctgtttacaccaaaagtagAGTAAGCTAAGACAATTCATCTTGATTTTCTGGATGTTGTTATCTTGTCTTCGTAGCATCTTacattcctttccttccataaAGTCCACCAAGTGCATACTGGGATCAGTTCCCACCAGTCCtcctcttttcctcttctcccAATCTCCTTCCAGCTAAGCAAGCCCTTTAGTGGTCTGAAATATATTAAAGCTGCTGTTAGGTAGATGTTGGTTTTCATTACCCTCCTGTTCCAAAATTCatgtcatgttttttttttgtacactCCTTAAGGAAAAACATTAAGTAGAGGGTATTTTAACTAAATTATCCTTATCTATTATTCCTATCAATTTAATACTTCTTCCTTTTGTACCATATTAGTATCTATTCATAGTTATAAGGGTAAGGCTGGAAACAAACAACTGATTATGTGGAAACAAACAAGTATTGTGGATTATCTATTTATTAAGTATTTTTAGTAAGGATGACAAGTATTTAGGAATAGAGGGAGTACTTTTTTCTATATGATATCGTCTGTGACGATCATTATGGAGCTGAGCCAGTCCGCTGTTGCATGCATGTTTGGAAAACTAGGGTGCATAATAAGCAACCTGGATGTGGGTCTTTTGCTGTTTACCTGAAGCTTGGCTTCAAGAAGTTCAATAAAATTGCATTTGGTACTTTCTGAGAAATCTAAACCGGTTTTGGACAGGGTATTTTGGCAGCAAGAGCATGCTTATTTAAATGTGACATTGATTCTTGAGGATTTATTGTCTGCAATGTTTTTCCTTAAGCAGATAATGTTGATTTCAAGATAATGTATATTTGGTTCTCCATTAATCAATTATGATCTTTTGTGTTCCTGAACAGTGTACTGCCATGTCCATGGGCAATGAAGGAGAGGATTTGGGAGCAGTGCTATCACGTTTCTCTCCTCTGGTATGATATACTGGTATTCTGTTTATAGCATCCTGTGCGAAGCTATCGTTAATTGgtgttttattattttgtgcTGTGCATGGGTGGGTGTTGTTTTCTTTAGATTGAAGATGTTGCGTGTATTGAAAGTGGACCAAGAGTGGAGAAAAAGCAGGCATATATTGTTGTCAGGCATGTTAAGTTTGGTCCATCAAAGAAAGGCTCGGCAAAGAAACCATCAAAAGAATACAGGACTGCCATCTCTGCGGAGGATTCTAACGAATCAGCATCAGTAGCACCTGAAAGTTTTTCAGAATCGAAGCAAAATTGTGATACTTCTGAATCTAGTATTGAAAGTGACAATGATAGCTGTGTGGAAGCAATGACTGATGAAGATGTTGATAACGCCAGATCAGGTTGGAGAATCTCCAGTGCAAATGGTGATTGTGACAAGGTTTTCGATCTTGCAGAGAGTGCAAAGAAGGGTGCTAAAACACTAGGTTCTGCAAATGTTTCCTCAGATCTGCAAAGTAGTTTCAGAAGAGAATCAGGAAACACATTGCAGGGTCCGTCAGGGGAAGAAAATAGGTATAAAAGAGACCCAAGTTTGAGGAGTACAAAGATGGCGGACACTGTATCTGATCTAGGAAGGCAACTTCCATTGGACCGGAATACTTTGTCACACACTAGAGACCTTGGATCTCAGTTCCCGAGGAAGTTTCATGAGCAACATCCTTCTCAGTCTAGTGGTCGAAGTTCTCCATCCTCTGGTTTTGGTATTTTTAGCTCTCCACAAGCAGACAGGAACCCAGGCAAGGAGAACAACGTTGCCACACAGAATAGGTACAAGAAAAGTGAGCAGTTTAATTCTGGAAGGAACTCTAGTGGTTCAGATCCTAGAGGTTTACCTATGGCTAATGCTGAAGCTAGAAGACCTGATCTTAGTAGGAGGGATGGTCAAGGGAAATACCCGATCTTTGGTGACAGCGCAAGCATGAAGCCTAACCACAACTCGGAAACTCAACGCTAAGCTGCAGAAATGATGCGAATTTTGTTTCTACATTTTGAGCAGAGCAAATAATCTGATATACACATTTTATATTGAGGGATGCATCTGATATACAGTACATCTTAGGAGGCTGATTTTCTGTTTTACCATGTCAGCCACACCCTCATTCAGTCGATCTTGATAGTCAGAAGTGTCTGGTACGACATTCATTCTATTGAATATTCTAGTCTCGAAACTGGTGGTGCATGGCTAGAGCCAGTCAGTCTCCCCATCAATTTGTTTGTAATTCAATACGTTAACATCTTATTGTTGTTGGAGAGCACTGAAACAATACTTCCTCTGTTTCAAAATAGCTGTGTATTACTTGTAGTTTCCCTCTTAATGCTGCCCTccgataaagaaaataaaagtatttttatcTCAATACATGATTCAgaataaattttcttataacCCATTcatattaattcttttttatgtaCTCCTTTTGATAAGgttttcataatttattcaaTATTCACATATTAGCTTTTAGAGAAATCAATCACATTCAGAGAGGATAGAGATTTCTATTCCCAAGCTCTAACATAATGAACTTGGCGTTATAAGTCAGTTAAAGCCATTGTTAATATTATCTTGGTTGATTTAATTAGATCAATTAGCTATAATATGCTTGGAGAATTCTTACTATTATTATTGTTCACACATAAGTAAATAGACTATTGTTAGGCAAACCCGATATCGTCTTTTATGTCcaatttagtattttcaaaatttaatttggtACAAAAAATTAAACCTTAGTACGATAAATTCTAATTTAATTGCAGTGATTTATGtccactaaaaatattttaaaacaacagATACAGTAAGTAATATGTAtcggatttttattttattttttttaacctcAGTAGACACAATCTAACGTAAGGAGCAAGAAATAgagttaaaaccaaaaccaaaataaaaagagGGAGCATGGGCAAAGTAGTCAAAAAGAGGGTTTGCACTTTGCAGTGTGTGAGGTTTATCAGAGCATCGACTTGCTGAATTGAACATTCTTCAGTTTCAGATTTCTTCTCCAAGAAACAAGAAAGATGACTCAAGATGTGGAGATGGCGGACCAAGCACTTCCTTCCAAATCCCTTTCATCTCCTGACCCTTCTGTCTTGCCCCGTAAGTTCAATCCATCTCTCCTTTATCGATCTAACTTACtgtttttatcttattttgacTGGAAATTTCTGGTTTTTGGATTTGATGGATcagtttttagggttttgggtcttttttctattttcggtgttagggttttcttgggcGGAAATATCTGGGGGTTCAATTTGATAGATCTGAGTGTGGTTTCTCAAGTAAGATCATCCAATGTAGGGTTTATTTAGCTTTTTTGGGTGTTTACTCAGATTTGAAGGAGATAGCATCGTTGATTGAGACTGGGGCATATGCTCGTGAGGTCAGGAGGATTTCGAGAGCTGTGAGGCTGACTATGGTACTGAGGAAGAAGCTAAAGGCTTCTTCACTAGGTGCTTTCCTCAATTATGTTCTAGTGCCTGGATCAGACGTGCATTCCCGGCTATCTTCCTTCCTACCCAAGGTAATCTTTTGATACTTCCAGAGAGTTAAAAATGGCACTGTTTGTAAATGAAAGCATATGATAAGATTATAATGCTAGATTTACCTCGCTTAAATGTGAACGATATGTTTTCTCTATGCGTACTATCTTTAAGCATTATGTACTTTTGGGGGCATAAGCCTTGAAGCTTAAGATATCTTGAGATCATGAATAAGCCACCATTTGGTGTGTAAATAACTAAAGTATCAGTAGACTTATCTCCTCTAAACTCTGAGCTAACCAAGGTAATGCAATTATGTGGGTACTAACAGGTTTGGTCCTTCTGACCATGTTTTGCATTCTCTGATCTTTTTTTTCCAGTCTAGGAGTTCAATGTTGTATAATATCCCAAATT belongs to Solanum stenotomum isolate F172 chromosome 1, ASM1918654v1, whole genome shotgun sequence and includes:
- the LOC125876815 gene encoding translation initiation factor IF3-1, mitochondrial, translating into MAFWCRVKNSKIKILSIHLKRCYFQCPHGSNSLIASASHPSVRVFGNSSLTIPKSPFEFSQSVRCFAAPVQAKTRKEEKDTSGPRLNREITADIVRLVLDEGHRVVSIREALELARSLNLDLVEVARNSKPPVCRIMDYHKEKYQQQMKESAKKSKSELTLKKGDCKEVRFVGKIEKKDLQNKADTVKRMMERGYRVKCTAMSMGNEGEDLGAVLSRFSPLIEDVACIESGPRVEKKQAYIVVRHVKFGPSKKGSAKKPSKEYRTAISAEDSNESASVAPESFSESKQNCDTSESSIESDNDSCVEAMTDEDVDNARSGWRISSANGDCDKVFDLAESAKKGAKTLGSANVSSDLQSSFRRESGNTLQGPSGEENRYKRDPSLRSTKMADTVSDLGRQLPLDRNTLSHTRDLGSQFPRKFHEQHPSQSSGRSSPSSGFGIFSSPQADRNPGKENNVATQNRYKKSEQFNSGRNSSGSDPRGLPMANAEARRPDLSRRDGQGKYPIFGDSASMKPNHNSETQR